The window CACGCCACCGCGGCGTACACCCGCGGCGGGGGCAGCGAGGCGCGCCACTTCGACGACATCGGCACCCTCAACGCCGCCGTGCTGGCGCAGTTGCCGCGCGTCGCGAGCGTGCTGGTCAAGGGCTCGCGCTTCATGCAGATGGAGCGCGTGGTCCAGGCCCTCGCGCGCGCTACCGGGCAACAAGACAACAACAAGGAGGGCCGGCCGTGATCCATGCGCCGCGCACGTTCGCATCATGCTGATGAGTCTCGCCCAATGGCTGCAGACGATCTCCCCGGATCTCGGCTTCCTGCGCGTCTTCCAATACCTGACCTTCCGCGCGTTGATGGCGGCGCTGAGCGCGCTGCTGCTCGGCCTGGGTGCCGGGCCGTACGTGATCCGCCGGCTGGCCGCGCTCAAGATCGGGCAGCCGGTGCGCGGCTACGCCATGGAAACTCACCTGAGCAAGAGCGGCACGCCCACGATGGGCGGCGTGCTGGTGCTGTTCTCGATCGCCTTCGCCACCTTGCTGTGGTTCGACCTCTCCAACCGCTTCGTCTGGATCGTGCTGTGGGTCACGCTGGGCTTCGGTGCCATCGGCTGGGTCGACGATTGGCGCAAGGTGGTGCGCAAGGACCCGGAAGGCATGCGCTCGCGCGAGAAGTACTTCTGGCAATCGGCAGTCGGCCTGACCGCCGCCTTCTACCTGCTCTTCAGCATTTCGGAGAGCTCCAACTGGCGCGTGCTCGAGCTGTTCTACGCCTGGGTGGGCTCCGGCTTCGACCTGGACTTCCCGCCCAAGATCAACCTGCTGGTGCCTTTCTTCAAGGAAGTGAGTTATCCGCTCGGCGGGATCGGCTTCGTGATCCTCACCTACCTGGTGATCGTGGGCGCCAGCAATGCCGTCAACCTGACCGACGGCCTTGACGGCCTGGCGATCATGCCGGTGGTGATGGTCGGCTCCGCGCTGGGCGTCTTCGCCTACGTGACGGGCAGCGCGGTCTATTCGCGCTACCTGCTGTTCCCGCACATCCCGGGTTCGGGCGAACTGCTGGTGTTCTGCTCCGCAATGGCCGGGGCCGGCCTCGCCTTCCTCTGGTTCAACACCCATCCGGCGCAGGTCTTCATGGGTGACGTCGGGGCGCTCGCGCTGGGCGGCGCGTTGGGCACCATCGCGATCATCGTGCGCCAGGAGATCGTCTTCTTCGTCATGGGTGGCATCTTCGTGGTCGAGGCGATCTCGGTGATGGCGCAGGTGGCCTACTTCAAGTACACCAAGAAGCGCTTCGGCGAAGGGCGCCGCGTGCTCAAGATGGCGCCGCTGCACCACCACTTCGAGAAGAGCGGCTGGCGCGAGACGCAGGTCGTGGTGCGCTTCTGGATCATCACCATGCTGCTGTGCCTGGTGGGCCTGTCGACCTTGAAGCTGAGGTGAGCTCGATGCGCCATCTTCAAGACCAACACGTGCTGATCCTGGGCCTGGGCATCTCGGGCCTGGCCATGGCGCGCTGGTGCGCACGCCACGGAGCAAAGGTCACCGTGGCGGACACCCGCGAGTCGCCGCCGCAGCTCGACGCGCTGCGTGCCGGCGTGCCTGACGCGGTCTTCGTCGGTGGGCCTTTGTCCGCCGCGCTGATCGAAGGCACCGCAGTGCGCGCCGTGTACCGCTCGCCAGGCTTGTCGCCGGCCTCGATTGCGGTGGTGGTCGATGCAGCCAGGGCCGTCGGCTTGCCGGTGGGTGGCGAACTGGACCTGTTCGCGGCCGCACTGGCGGACCTGCGGGTGGCAGAGCAAACGCAGGAGGCGGCGCCGCCGGCCGAGCCGCCGCCGGATGCGGCTCACGAACCGTTGCAGCCCGGCGATGCGCCGGAAACACCTGAGGCGGCGCGGGCGGAGCAAGCTGCGGGCGACGATCCGCAGCTTGGCACCGAACCCGGATCGGAGCCCATGCCCACGCCCGTCGAAGACGACGACGATGCGGAGGCCCCGACGCCCGTGCCCGTGCCCGTCCCGCCGGCGCCCAAAGGCTACGAACCCGCGGTACTGGCCGTGACGGGCACCAATGGCAAGACCACCGTCACGGCGTTGACCGGCCAGCTGGTCGCGCGCGCCGGCAAGACGGTGGCCGTGGCCGGCAACATCGGCCCCACGCTGCTGGACACGCTCGCTGCACACATCGATGCCGGCACGCTGCCCGAGGTGTGGGTGCTCGAGCTCTCCAGCTTCCAGCTCGACGGCGTGCAGGGCTTCGAGCCGACCGCCGCGACCGTGCTCAATGTCACGCAGGATCACCTCGACTGGCATGGCGACATGGCGGCCTATGCCGCCGCCAAGGCGCGCATCTTCGGCAGCAAGAGCATCGTGGTGCTCAACCGCGAGGACGATGCGGTGATGGCCATGAAACCAGCACCCGTCAAGCTGGCGAAGGGCCAGGCGCCTCGTCCGGTCGTGACCTTCGGCGCCGGCATGCCGTTGCGCCCCGGCGACTACGGCATCGAGCGCGTCCACGGCATGGCCTGGCTGGTGCGCGCCCTGGAAGCCGATGAGACGCAGAAGCGCAAACGCGGCGCGGCAGTCGAGGAGGAAGAGATCCACATCCAGCGCCTCATGCCGGCCGATGCACTGCGCATCCGCGGCCGTCACAACGCGCTCAATGCGCTGGCGGCGCTCGCGCTCGCCACCGCGGCCGGTTGCCAGCTCGGGCCCATGCTCTACGGGCTGCGCGAGTACCGTGGCGAGCCGCACCGGGTGGAGCCGGTCACCATCGTGGACGAGGTCGAATTCTTCGACGACAGCAAGGGCACGAATGTCGGTGCGACCGTTGCAGCCCTGAACGGCCTCGGCGAGGAGCGCCGCGTGGTCGTGATCCTCGGCGGCGACGGCAAGGGCCAGGACTTCGCGCCGCTGGCTGCGCCGGTGCGCCAGTATGCTCGCGCGGTGGTGCTGATCGGCCGCGACGCGCCGCTGATCGAGGCAGCGCTCGCCTCCACCGGCGTGCCGTTGCTGCACGCTGCCTCGATGGAAGAAGCAGTGAAGGCAGCGGCCGGCCGCGCTCATCCCGGCGATGCCGTGTTGCTGTCGCCGGCCTGCGCCAGCTTCGACATGTTCAAGGACTATGCGCACCGCGCCGCCGTGTTCTGCGACGCCGTGCAGGACTGGGCCGAGTCGCCGCGCGACGTCGGGTTCGATGCAGGTCTGCCGCAGGGAGAGGGCGCATGAGACGCACCGCCGCTGTGAAGGCGTATGGCACCGCAGCCCGTGGGGCGGAGGTCATCCAATGACGACGACGGCCGCCGCCACCCCCAACAAGAGCCCCCGCTTCTGGGAAGGCTGGTTCAGCCGTGCCAAGGGCAGCGTGGACGCCTTGCCCATGCACCTGCCGGTGCGCCTGGGCAACGCCGGCATGACGCAGACCAAGGCCGCGCCGGTGCGCGTGCTGGGCTTCGACCAGGCGCTGGCCTGGGTCACTGTTGCCCTGCTGGCCTGGGGCCTGGTGATGGTCTATTCGGCCTCGATCGCGCTCCCTGACAACCCGCGCTTTGCGCGTGCCGGCTACAGCCCGGCCTTCTTCCTCACGCGGCATATCGCCTCGATCGTGATCGCCTTCGTGGCGGCGCTGCTGGCCTTCCAGGTGCCGATGCGGACCTGGGAACGCGCCGCGCCTTGGCTCTTCGTGGCCTCGCTGCTGCTGCTGGTCGCGGTGCTGATCCCGCACATCGGCATCAACGTCAACGGCGCGCGCCGTTGGCTGCCGATGGGTTTCATGCGTTTCCAGCCTTCAGAGCTGGCGAAGCTCGCGATGATCCTCTACGCCGCCAGCTACATGGTGCGCAAGATGGAGATCAAGGAACGCTTCTTCCGCGCCGTGCTGCCCATGGGTGTGGCGGTGGTGGTGGTCGGCATGCTGGTCATGGCCGAGCCCGACATGGGCGCCTTCATGGTGATCGCCGTGATCGCCATGGGCATCTTGTTCCTGGGCGGCGTCAACGCGCGCATGTTCTTCCTGATCGCCGCACTGGTGGTGGTGGCGTTCTCGACCATCGTGGCCTCCAGCCCGTGGCGGCGCGAGCGCATCTTCGCCTACCTCGACCCGTGGAGCGAAGAGCATGCGCTGGGCAAGGGCTACCAGCTTTCGCATTCGCTGATCGCCATCGGGCGCGGCGAGATCTTCGGCGTCGGCCTGGGCGGCAGCGTGGAGAAGCTGCA is drawn from Variovorax sp. PBS-H4 and contains these coding sequences:
- the mraY gene encoding phospho-N-acetylmuramoyl-pentapeptide-transferase translates to MLMSLAQWLQTISPDLGFLRVFQYLTFRALMAALSALLLGLGAGPYVIRRLAALKIGQPVRGYAMETHLSKSGTPTMGGVLVLFSIAFATLLWFDLSNRFVWIVLWVTLGFGAIGWVDDWRKVVRKDPEGMRSREKYFWQSAVGLTAAFYLLFSISESSNWRVLELFYAWVGSGFDLDFPPKINLLVPFFKEVSYPLGGIGFVILTYLVIVGASNAVNLTDGLDGLAIMPVVMVGSALGVFAYVTGSAVYSRYLLFPHIPGSGELLVFCSAMAGAGLAFLWFNTHPAQVFMGDVGALALGGALGTIAIIVRQEIVFFVMGGIFVVEAISVMAQVAYFKYTKKRFGEGRRVLKMAPLHHHFEKSGWRETQVVVRFWIITMLLCLVGLSTLKLR
- the murD gene encoding UDP-N-acetylmuramoyl-L-alanine--D-glutamate ligase yields the protein MRHLQDQHVLILGLGISGLAMARWCARHGAKVTVADTRESPPQLDALRAGVPDAVFVGGPLSAALIEGTAVRAVYRSPGLSPASIAVVVDAARAVGLPVGGELDLFAAALADLRVAEQTQEAAPPAEPPPDAAHEPLQPGDAPETPEAARAEQAAGDDPQLGTEPGSEPMPTPVEDDDDAEAPTPVPVPVPPAPKGYEPAVLAVTGTNGKTTVTALTGQLVARAGKTVAVAGNIGPTLLDTLAAHIDAGTLPEVWVLELSSFQLDGVQGFEPTAATVLNVTQDHLDWHGDMAAYAAAKARIFGSKSIVVLNREDDAVMAMKPAPVKLAKGQAPRPVVTFGAGMPLRPGDYGIERVHGMAWLVRALEADETQKRKRGAAVEEEEIHIQRLMPADALRIRGRHNALNALAALALATAAGCQLGPMLYGLREYRGEPHRVEPVTIVDEVEFFDDSKGTNVGATVAALNGLGEERRVVVILGGDGKGQDFAPLAAPVRQYARAVVLIGRDAPLIEAALASTGVPLLHAASMEEAVKAAAGRAHPGDAVLLSPACASFDMFKDYAHRAAVFCDAVQDWAESPRDVGFDAGLPQGEGA
- the ftsW gene encoding putative lipid II flippase FtsW: MTTTAAATPNKSPRFWEGWFSRAKGSVDALPMHLPVRLGNAGMTQTKAAPVRVLGFDQALAWVTVALLAWGLVMVYSASIALPDNPRFARAGYSPAFFLTRHIASIVIAFVAALLAFQVPMRTWERAAPWLFVASLLLLVAVLIPHIGINVNGARRWLPMGFMRFQPSELAKLAMILYAASYMVRKMEIKERFFRAVLPMGVAVVVVGMLVMAEPDMGAFMVIAVIAMGILFLGGVNARMFFLIAALVVVAFSTIVASSPWRRERIFAYLDPWSEEHALGKGYQLSHSLIAIGRGEIFGVGLGGSVEKLHWLPEAHTDFLMAVIGEEFGLVGVLLAIALFLWLTRRIMHIGRQAIALDRVFAGLVAQGVGIWIGFQTFINMGVNLGALPTKGLTLPLMSFGGSAILMNVVALAIVLRIDYENRVLMRGGRI